A genomic stretch from Telopea speciosissima isolate NSW1024214 ecotype Mountain lineage chromosome 7, Tspe_v1, whole genome shotgun sequence includes:
- the LOC122668345 gene encoding aspartyl protease family protein At5g10770-like, giving the protein MAPPAGLLVEAIMLEEEEDEAEEANEGSDILSKPILQVAHIHGPCSPLKTGNSKFPSLDQILLDDQIRVKHIHSRISNSHQGTDPTVAVASSAVNLPANSGQSLGTGNFVVRIGFGTPKQNFTVIFDTGSDLTWIQCQPCAGLCYSQQDSIFNPSLSSTYSNILCGYHACQQLQSATHNSPVCTNACIYQIAYGDGSFSSGYFSRDKLTLSPSDVFLKFKFGCGEENQGLFGSADGLLGLGRNKVSMVSQTSQKYGKIFSYCLPSTTNSTGYLAFGNQTHPTTTRKIHYTPLLKDTRGPSFYFLNLTGISVKGKKLAISSSVFTTSGTIIDSGTVITRLPPDAYSALKSAFRGAMSKYPLTPAVSGLDTCYNLVEYSTVRIPSIVLHFGGGTNLNVDKSGILVQANSTQYCFAFAGNSGASDVAILGNMQQQTFEVVYNVAGEKLGFGAKGCS; this is encoded by the exons ATGGCACCACCAGCGGGGTTATTAGTAGAAGCAATAatgttggaagaagaagaagacgaagccGAAGAAGCGAATGAAG GTTCTGATATCTTAAGCAAGCCAATACTGCAAGTAGCTCACATACATGGACCTTGCTCACCATTGAAAACAGGGAATTCAAAATTTCCTAGCCTTGATCAGATTCTCTTGGATGACCAAATCCGAGTCAAGCACATCCATTCAAGAATCTCCAACTCCCACCAAGGCACTGATCCTACTGTTGCAGTAGCTTCTTCTGCGGTAAACCTTCCTGCCAATTCCGGGCAATCTTTAGGGACTGGAAATTTCGTAGTTAGGATTGGATTTGGAACCCCAAAGCAAAATTTCACGGTAATCTTTGACACTGGCAGTGATCTTACTTGGATCCAATGCCAACCATGCGCTGGTCTATGCTATTCTCAACAAGATTCCATCTTCAACCCTTCTCTATCCTCTACCTATTCCAACATCTTATGTGGTTATCACGCCTGCCAGCAACTGCAATCTGCCACACACAATTCACCAGTCTGCACCAATGCATGCATCTACCAGATTGCATACGGTGACGGTTCATTCTCTTCAGGTTACTTTTCTCGCGACAAACTAACACTATCTCCTTCTGatgtatttctcaagttcaAATTCGGCTGTGGTGAAGAAAACCAAGGCCTGTTTGGTTCTGCAGATGGATTACTTGGCCTCGGCCGCAACAAGGTCTCTATGGTATCACAGACTTCACAAAAATATGGGAAGATTTTCTCTTATTGTCTTCCATCCACAACCAACTCCACTGGTTATCTTGCATTTGGAAACCAAACTCACCCCACTACTACAAGGAAAATTCACTACACTCCATTGTTGAAGGATACAAGAGGCCCATCATTCTATTTCTTGAATCTGACTGGTATCAGTGTTAAAGGGAAAAAATTGGCCATCTCATCGTCAGTGTTTACAACTTCAGGAACCATTATAGACTCTGGTACTGTCATTACTAGGTTACCACCTGATGCATATTCAGCTCTTAAATCAGCATTTCGTGGAGCAATGTCAAAGTATCCGCTTACTCCCGCGGTTTCAGGTCTCGATACATGTTATAACCTGGTTGAATACAGTACAGTAAGGATACCGAGCATAGTCTTGCATTTTGGTGGAGGTACTAACCTGAATGTTGATAAGTCTGGGATTCTTGTTCAAGCAAACTCAACTCAATATTGCTTCGCTTTTGCCGGAAATAGTGGTGCCTCCGATGTGGCAATCCTTGGAAATATGCAACAGCAGACATTTGAGGTGGTTTATAACGTCGCAGGTGAAAAGCTGGGATTTGGTGCCAAAGGTTGTAGCTAA